DNA sequence from the Eubacterium sp. 1001713B170207_170306_E7 genome:
CCTATCTGTGGGCGATGTGGTCACCGTCAAGGTGCTGTCTGTGGATGTGGAGCGCAAGCGCATCGGCCTGTCCATGCTCATTTAACAAAGCCTTAAGAAAGCCTGCCGCATTCACCCGGATGCGGAACATTATACTGAATGAACAATTAAACACTGGGCGCCCCTGCCGTCGGACAGGGGCGCTGCTGTTTTTTGAGCCAGAACACAAATCCAGGTGACCGCAGAGAGTCGCCCGAAAATCTTTGTGCACTATGCCCCCCGGAAGGCCGCTGACATGGCAGAACGCCAATGGAGTGTCCTGCCCGCCTTTTATAAAGCGCAAAAGGCTCGGAAAATGAAAAAATTCATTGACAAAGCATTATATTTCTTATAAAATATTACATTTGTGTTTTTTTTATGGTATAATGAAATCAGCAATTATGATTGAGGTGTATATAATGTACGAAATCGGCGATAAAATTGTATATCCAATGCATGGTGCAGGTGTGGTCAAGGATATCGAGGAAAAGGAAATTTTTGACACCACTCAAATGTATTATTTGATGGAAATTGTATCTGAGGGAATGGAGATTCTGATTCCTGTGGACAAAGCGGACGAGGTTGGTGTACGTGATATAGTAACAGCCGATGTCATTGAGAAAATGCTCGACAGCCTTGAGGGGCCGAGCGACCAGATGAACGGCAACTGGAGCAAGCGGTATCAGGATAATATGGATATCCTGAAAAGCGGCGATATTTTTGACGTTGCCAAGGTGGTTAAGAACCTGACGCTGCTGGATCGGAAAAAGGGTCTTTCTACCGGAGAAAAAAAGATGCTGACCTCTGCCAGAAACTTTCTCATCAGTGAGATGGTGCTGGTGCAGGGACGGAGCAAAGAGGAATCGCTTCAGGTTATAGAAGAAAAAATTTAGCGCGTTTTGGACGCGTAAGGCGATGATTAAAAAAGAGTTGTCATTTGTGACAGCTCTTTCTTTGTATGATGCTTTTGCTTTAACAGATTTTTAAGGCTAAGCGTGCTATAATGAAACTACTATGGACTGAAAGGAGGTGAGAAATGAAATGCTGCAAAAAATTTTAAGAGTATGTTTTTCGATTTTAGGGGTATTGCTGGGCAGTGCCCTGGCGCAGATGGTAATCGTCAATGAGTGGCTTCAGGCGACCCTGCGGGTTCAATTTACGCCGGAAATCGAGCTGGGAACTTATATTGTTATTATGGTTTTGTGTGGACTTATCTTTTTTATTTTCTTTCCCCTGATACTCAAAGGAATCAAAAATCTTACCAAGATGGTGGAAGCCAGCATGGAGGATGTCCGCCTCGTCGACATTGCCCTGGGCGTCGGCGGCCTGGTGATCGGTCTGATCATCGCGATGCTTATCAGCTTCGCCTTTTATCAGATCCCGTTTCCGTGGGTCAGCAGTCTTTTGACCGCGGTGATTTATATTGTGCTGGGTTACCTGGGCTTTACGCTGCCAGTTAAGAAACGAGACGACATTGTAGCCGCCATTCAGGCGGGTAAAAAGGAACGCGACGGAACGACTTCCAGCCGGAAGATCTCAAAGAAAAAGAACAATGCTGCGGCCAAGGTGCTGGATACCAGCGTGGTGATTGATGGGCGGATCTACGATATCTGCAAGGTCGGGTTCATGGAAGGCCCGTTGATCGTCCCAGTCTTTGTTCTCAACGAGCTTCAGCTCATTGCGGATTCCTCGGACGACCTTAAGCGCAACCGCGGCCGCCGCGGTCTGGACATCATCAATAAAATGCAGAATGATCTGGACGTCCCGGTACAGATCTCCGAGGAGGACTATGACGACATCCAGGAGGTTGACGCCAAACTGGTGCGGATGGCCAAGGAGACCAAGTGCAAGATTTTAACTAACGACTATAATCTGAACAAGGTTGCTACCGTACAGGGCGCCGAGGTTTTAAACATCAACGAGCTGGCCAACGCCGTGAAGCCTGTGGTGCTGCCCGGTGAGGAGATGAAGGTGCTTCTGGTAAAGGCCGGCAAGGAATCCGGCCAGGCTGTTGCCTATTTGGACGACGGCACCATGATCGTCGTGGAAAACGGCAAAAAGTATATTGGCGATAATATTACTGTTATTGTTACCAGTATCCTGCAGACAGCCGCAGGGCGGATGATCTTTGCAAAGCCGAAAAAGTGAGAAGCGGTTCAGCGCGCCCGTGGATACCGGTATGCCGGTGTTCGCGGGTTTTGTCTGTATCCCTGACAGTTGACAGACAGGGTTATAAAGATTACAATTATTTTTTTAAGAAGCGTGAAAGGAGATGAAACATGCAGATACCAGAGGCCTTTAAAGAAAAAATGCGGCGCCTGCTGAGCAACGAGGACTACGAAAAGCTCATGGCCTCCTATGACGGGGTGGTGAACAAGGGCATTCGGACCAATACCCTGAAGTGCACATCGGAGGAGATGGGGCAGAAAACGCCCTTTGAGCTCACGCCTGTGGACTGGTGCCCGACCGGATACTACATTGACAGCAATGTGAGGCCTGGTAAAAATCCGGCTTATTACGCGGGACTGTACTACGTGCAGGAGCCTACAGCCATGACCTCGGCGGAGGCCCTCTCGCCCGAGCCGGGAGACTGGGTGCTGGACCTCTGCGCTGCACCGGGTGGAAAATCGACCCAGCTGGCCTGTAAGCTCAAGGGTGAGGGACTGCTGGTTGCCAACGAGCTGGTGAACAACCGGGCCGAGATCCTGG
Encoded proteins:
- a CDS encoding PIN/TRAM domain-containing protein → MLQKILRVCFSILGVLLGSALAQMVIVNEWLQATLRVQFTPEIELGTYIVIMVLCGLIFFIFFPLILKGIKNLTKMVEASMEDVRLVDIALGVGGLVIGLIIAMLISFAFYQIPFPWVSSLLTAVIYIVLGYLGFTLPVKKRDDIVAAIQAGKKERDGTTSSRKISKKKNNAAAKVLDTSVVIDGRIYDICKVGFMEGPLIVPVFVLNELQLIADSSDDLKRNRGRRGLDIINKMQNDLDVPVQISEEDYDDIQEVDAKLVRMAKETKCKILTNDYNLNKVATVQGAEVLNINELANAVKPVVLPGEEMKVLLVKAGKESGQAVAYLDDGTMIVVENGKKYIGDNITVIVTSILQTAAGRMIFAKPKK
- a CDS encoding CarD family transcriptional regulator, whose product is MYEIGDKIVYPMHGAGVVKDIEEKEIFDTTQMYYLMEIVSEGMEILIPVDKADEVGVRDIVTADVIEKMLDSLEGPSDQMNGNWSKRYQDNMDILKSGDIFDVAKVVKNLTLLDRKKGLSTGEKKMLTSARNFLISEMVLVQGRSKEESLQVIEEKI